The segment CTTTGTTATCTTTCTGGAGATTTGACGAAACTCAAAAGATATTGGCTTGAGCTTGAAAAAGAGTATGGCAATGACCTTACCGAAATTGAACTCGGTGAACTGTTATGTGAAAAAATAAACCTTCGATGAATACTTAGGAATGACTATGTCAACAAAGAAAACCGATGATCGTTTAGACCCCAATGCTAAGGCTGTAGGTCAGCCTCTTGCGTGTCAATTGGATATCGTGCCAATCTTCCCTGTGCGTTTTAGTATGAGTTCGAAAACGTTAAATAATGCAGCTAAAACAGGGTCTGTTCCACCAATGCCAACTGGAATTAGCGATAAGGAATATGATTTACGCCGTTTACGTCAAGGGTATTTATATATTCTTGCCCGCGCAAAACACGTGGGAAATGCGACTGACGAAAAGAGGCGCTGGCTAATTTTTGAATATACGGTAGCCAAAGATGACAGTAATGCCCCAAAGCTCAATGGTTCGGGTGTTTCGCCTTATCACTTTACTCAATATGTCTGGACAGATGGTACGGCACGTGGCGAATGGAAAAAATTGCCACGTTCCTTTCCTTATGCTTATGTTCATGCGCAAGTCGGTTCCATCGAATGTGCTTATAGTGAAGTGCGTTGGGCACCGGAGATGTTCGAAACGTTAGAACGCGATCCGATTAAACGTGCTAAAGTCATGCAGAAGATTTCCCTAACGGGTGGCACGTCTGAGTTTATTTTCCCTGGTGCGTTACTGACAGAAAAAGTGGCAGATTTTAAAGCAGAAAAGTTAGTGCAGGATTTAGCGGATAGTTTTCGTCGTGCAACCGGATTGGGTTATAACAAGCAACATCAAGTGTTTGATAGTTGTTCGGCTAAAAAAACGGTGGTCATTGCCTTGTTTGATCGTATTGGCGACATTAAAGACGTCTCGGCTTATCATCAGCGGATTTTAGCGAATAACCTGAAAGAATTTTCCAACATTCTTTATCCAGTCACCACCGCCAAGGCAATTGAACAGATAGAACAACATGTGTTTAAAAATCCCAACTGGTTTAAGCGACTTATGAGTTCCGACCCATTAGATAAAGGAATGCGAGAGCAAATAAAAATCTATGCGAAAAAGTCACCGCTAATGGCAGAGCAAACCATGAAAAACTTGGCTGTAGCACAGTTTAACTTGCTCAATCAAGTTGGCAACGGAACCCTTCTTGAGCATATGAAATTTTTAGATGGCCTTTGTAAAACCAATCAACAACAATTGGATAAATTAGCCTCTATTGCGGACTATGCCATGGCATTTTATGGCACAGCGATGGCGGGGTTTGGTGATACGCCAAAGGGTATGGAATATCAGAAAAATACGCTTGTTACGGGAAGCTCATGGGGTGATAACTTATCAAATCTACTTTCAGTTGGCGATAAACTTAATCAAATCACGAAGGAAACGGCAGCAAAACTTACAGTGAAAGCCTTGCGTTTTGAGGTGATGATTGAATCGGTAATGGCTGCACAGATGTTGCTGTGGAAAGAAGGCGTGAAAGAAGCCATTCCTTATTCACGTTTTTTAGCCGCTGCTGGGTTAAAATTACAGACTATTTCCCATGCACATGTGGGTAGCATTAATGTGGGCGCAGATATTGTGAATAAGCAAATGCGCACTTTGATTAAGAATGCTAAGGCACTTTTTGAAGGCTTAAGTGCCTCGCATTATCAGGCGGAACTCACTAAAGGCGTCCGTCTTGGCTCGTCCCATTACATTAATATGAACGTGCATGTAGTAGTAAAAAATGAATATAATCCGGCACTACGGGTGGTGAAAGTCACCGAATCGGTTGGCACCTTTTTTGCAGGCGGTGCGTTAATCGTGAACTTACGTGAATGGGCAAAATATAAGGAAGACAATTCCGGTTCCTTATCGGCATGGTTTTTACATCCGGCCGTTCGTTTGGCGAATGATTTTGCCGCTTTGGTAGCAAGTTTTGAGCGAAGCAGCGGCTTTGGTACGAAGGCGTTGGGGACATTTTATAACCGTTTAGATAAAGCGGCGGTGAAACAAATTCAAGCATTGACCGGGTTTAAAGAACCGATTGGGATAAAAGCCGCAGCCGGTAGAGGGACACAAATAGCCAAGCATCTGACACTGCAAAATGCGGGGCGGTTTGCTAATGTATTAGGCGTGGTTATCGCCTTGGCACAGGCACAGCAAGCTGTACGCACCGGCGACACCGCCGCACGTAATTCGGCGATTTTGGCAGGTATGGCGGAAATCAGCTTCTTTATTTCCACCTTTGCCTACACCGGCACGTTCGTCGGTATCGGGGTGGTATTGGCAATTGGTGCAATCTTAACTTCACTGGTGGCAGATAATGAATTTGAGAAATGGGTGAGAACCGGGTTCTGGGGGAATTCGGGGGATTATTGGGGAAAAAGAAGACCTGAAGAGTTAAAAGAGCAACTAGCAACAGCTAAAAAACTGGCCTCTACACAGCAAGACAGCGAAACTAAAAAACTTAAAACCTTCTTTGAGCAAGAAATGGATGGTTTTTATAACCTGATCTGGGGCATTGGCATTGATACGACCCTAGCAAATCAATATCAGTTGAAGGTCTATTGTCCAGCGTTTAAAGACAGAAGCAGTGCAGATAAATTAACGATAGAAATCAGTATTGAAGATTATGACAATATCGATCCGATGATGGGAGGAGGCGTACCGGCACCGGTATCGATACCGACCAATAAGGTGAGAAAACAGTTTTTATCACAGGGAGAAATTTTAATTGATATGACACAGATTAATATATTGAAAAGCTACCGTTACACAACAAATACGAAAGGAAGTGATATGCTCAATACCTTAACTGTCACGATAAAACATCCGAAATTAGGCGAAGATGTTTCCACCTGGTGGCGTAAAACTCATGCTGATTATTTTGAAAGTCAAATAACTTATGTGGGAGCCAAGTAAATGTGCATATCCAACTATAATCCTGATGTGATTGCCCGCAATGTGAAACAGCTGGGCAATGGTGTCATTGAAGTCCGCCGTTATAACGACGGGCATATTAGAGCCGATCTCTCTTGGGTGTGGTTTTTATGTACGATCGGCTTTATGCTTTATGACTATTTTACGACTCAAAGTATGTTTCAGGAAATATTATGGGTGATAGATCCCATGATTAGTATAAAAGATACGTTTCATTTCTATGAAGATCCTAATAATTTAGGTTATACAATGGCTGGTACAAATTTTAGTGAGTTTGCTGAAGGAATGTTAAGAAAACACAAAGCTAGTTTCTACTGGGGCTGGTTCTATATCCTCTTCCCCCTATTCTGGTTCTTTATGGTTGCTTCCCCGAAATGGCGTCCAGTGCGCTTTGATGCCAAACGGCGTTTAGTCTATTTTTGGTCGTGGGGTCAGCTTTATATTATGCACTATCCTAAATCCGTACAACGAGATCGGGAACAGTTGCTCAGCTTTTTAAGCCCGGAATATTTTACCCCGTGGATCCGCCCAAAACACTTTGGCAGTTTGGTATTTAACATCCCTCACGAAAACCCTGATAAAAAATCCGCCTGCCGCATACCACTCGGCATTTATCGGCCAGCGTGCGAATATCAAAATCATGCCTTACTGAACTTTATTTTGGATTATTTAGGCAGCGAAAACCCCGATGAAGAATACGGTAAGTTCTTTAAAAAAGAAAAACGCATCACCAGTGACTACTTCAACTGGTTCTATCAATTTAGCCTCTTCCCACAAATCGGCTACGACGAAAAGAAAGTTGAAGCGAGAATTCAGGCATGGCTTGAAAAGAATAGTGTACAATAATATTAACACACAAAAAACGACCGCACTTGCGGTCGTTTCTATTTATCGCTCAAAGGATTATTTTAATTTTTCACCTTTAAATTCACCTGTTAAGCTTTCTAAGAAAGACGTGATATCTTCAATATCTTTTTGAGCTGGCTGTTTCACGTTGCTTTGGTATTTCAACATTGCACTCACAGCATCTTTTAGCTCTTTTGCTGATGCATCATGGAAATACGGTGCAGTAAGTGCGATGTTACGTAAAGTTGGCACTTTGAAGCGATGCATATCGAAAGGATCTTTAGTTTGTGCAAAGCGGCCTTCATCAGCATCTGTTAATGGCGTACCACGATCTTTAAAGTAATCGCCGTAAAGTCCCATGTATTCATAAGATTGTCCACCCATTGCCACACCGGTATGGCAAGTATCGCATTTATGCTGTTTGAATAATTCATAACCGCGAACTTGTTGCTCGCTCAAGGCTGTTTTATCCCCTTTCAAATAACGGTCGAAATCACTATTTGGCGTAATTAATGTTTTTTCATATTCACCAATTGCATGAGTTAAGGTTTCTTTCGTCACTTGTGGATATTCTTTTAAGAATGCTTTTTTGAATTCTTCATCCATTTCAAAACGTGCCACAATGTCATCCCAAGAATGAGAGCCCATCTCTACCGGATTTGTTGGAGGACCTTTCGCTTGATCAGCTAAATCTGCTGCACGACCATCCCAGAATTGCACAAAGTTAAATGCAGCATTGAATACAGTTGGTGCGTTAATTGGACCTTTTTTACCTTCAATCCCTGTTGAGGTTTCAAGTCTATCTACACCACCTTTATCTAATTGGTGACAAGTGTGACATTGAATAGAACCATCGCCTGATAAACGACCATCAAAGAAAAGATCATGACCTAATGCAACTTTTGCTTCATCAGTCGCAATACTGTCTGGAATCGGTTGTACTAAACGATCTGCATCAACATT is part of the Haemophilus parainfluenzae ATCC 33392 genome and harbors:
- a CDS encoding cytochrome-c peroxidase, translated to MKKLIIGGAAIAILGYLGVVGYLHQFDKENATQLLMENRYIGEQEKVAKALFDNSCQYCHSPNTLLPFYSKFPIVGDEMQSDIQRGLRAFRLDRLLEGLKDPSKLSQADLAKLQRVLENNEMPIAKFRHLHWGSKPDEQEKVALLNWIREARKMSLPKETPNVDADRLVQPIPDSIATDEAKVALGHDLFFDGRLSGDGSIQCHTCHQLDKGGVDRLETSTGIEGKKGPINAPTVFNAAFNFVQFWDGRAADLADQAKGPPTNPVEMGSHSWDDIVARFEMDEEFKKAFLKEYPQVTKETLTHAIGEYEKTLITPNSDFDRYLKGDKTALSEQQVRGYELFKQHKCDTCHTGVAMGGQSYEYMGLYGDYFKDRGTPLTDADEGRFAQTKDPFDMHRFKVPTLRNIALTAPYFHDASAKELKDAVSAMLKYQSNVKQPAQKDIEDITSFLESLTGEFKGEKLK
- a CDS encoding toxin VasX, coding for MSTKKTDDRLDPNAKAVGQPLACQLDIVPIFPVRFSMSSKTLNNAAKTGSVPPMPTGISDKEYDLRRLRQGYLYILARAKHVGNATDEKRRWLIFEYTVAKDDSNAPKLNGSGVSPYHFTQYVWTDGTARGEWKKLPRSFPYAYVHAQVGSIECAYSEVRWAPEMFETLERDPIKRAKVMQKISLTGGTSEFIFPGALLTEKVADFKAEKLVQDLADSFRRATGLGYNKQHQVFDSCSAKKTVVIALFDRIGDIKDVSAYHQRILANNLKEFSNILYPVTTAKAIEQIEQHVFKNPNWFKRLMSSDPLDKGMREQIKIYAKKSPLMAEQTMKNLAVAQFNLLNQVGNGTLLEHMKFLDGLCKTNQQQLDKLASIADYAMAFYGTAMAGFGDTPKGMEYQKNTLVTGSSWGDNLSNLLSVGDKLNQITKETAAKLTVKALRFEVMIESVMAAQMLLWKEGVKEAIPYSRFLAAAGLKLQTISHAHVGSINVGADIVNKQMRTLIKNAKALFEGLSASHYQAELTKGVRLGSSHYINMNVHVVVKNEYNPALRVVKVTESVGTFFAGGALIVNLREWAKYKEDNSGSLSAWFLHPAVRLANDFAALVASFERSSGFGTKALGTFYNRLDKAAVKQIQALTGFKEPIGIKAAAGRGTQIAKHLTLQNAGRFANVLGVVIALAQAQQAVRTGDTAARNSAILAGMAEISFFISTFAYTGTFVGIGVVLAIGAILTSLVADNEFEKWVRTGFWGNSGDYWGKRRPEELKEQLATAKKLASTQQDSETKKLKTFFEQEMDGFYNLIWGIGIDTTLANQYQLKVYCPAFKDRSSADKLTIEISIEDYDNIDPMMGGGVPAPVSIPTNKVRKQFLSQGEILIDMTQINILKSYRYTTNTKGSDMLNTLTVTIKHPKLGEDVSTWWRKTHADYFESQITYVGAK